In Heptranchias perlo isolate sHepPer1 unplaced genomic scaffold, sHepPer1.hap1 HAP1_SCAFFOLD_87, whole genome shotgun sequence, a single window of DNA contains:
- the LOC137319583 gene encoding probable G-protein coupled receptor 139: MHGQVTGLVYAIYYPVLAFIGVPGNLVTIVILSRGRCGLSRCITRYLVGMAVTDLLVIITAVILNRISVIHFPVLFLSTTPVCSLKIALIYAARDSSVWLTVAFTVDRFVAICCQKLKTKYCTEKTAAVVIGTVCVVSCVKNTPWYFVYEPLYIIDGVPWYCNIKLSFYSELVWTAFDWIDRILNPCAPFLLMLLLNALTVRNILVANRARRRLRAHSNGENQNDPEMESRRKSIVLLFTISGSFILLWTTYVVNFLYVRITNGNYSTGSILNDPRFILQESGNMLQLLSCCTNTCIYAGTQRKFREEFKNGLTYPLNLIIKIVKS, from the exons ATGCATGGACAAGTGACTGGCCTGGTGTACGCCATATACTATCCTGTTCTGGCTTTTATTGGTGTTCCAG GTAACttggtgacgattgtgatcctgtcccgaggaaggtgcggtctctccCGATGTATCACTCGTTACCTGGTGGGGATGGCGGTGACGGATCTCCTGGTCATCATCACGGCGGTGATATTAAACCGGATCAGTGTCATTCATTTCCCGGTTCTCTTCCTGTCCACTACTCCAGTCTGCAGCCTCAAAATCGCTCTAATCTATGCTGCCAGAGACAGCTCGGTCTGGTTAACGGTCGCTTTCACcgttgatcgatttgtggctatttgttgccagaagctgaaaacaaaatattgcaccgagaaaacggcggctgtggttatcGGGACGGTCTGTGTCGTGAGTTGTGTAAAAAACACCCCCTGGTACTTTGTATATGAACCTTTGTATATAATTGACGGTGTCCCGTGGTACTGCAACATTAAGTTAAGCTTTTATTCTGAACTTGTATGGACAGCGTTTGACTGGATTGACCGCATTTTAAACCCCTGTGCCCCGTTCCTCCTGATGTTACTGCTCAATGCCCTGACTGTCAGAAACATTCTGGTGGCCaatagagcccgcaggagactccgggcccacagcaatggagagaatcagaatgacccagagatggagagtcgGAGAAAGTCCATCGTTTTACTCTTCACCATCTCGGGGAGTTTCATCCTGTTATGGACGACCTATGTTGTAAATTTCTTATATGTGCGAATTACAAACGGTAATTATTCGACCGGCTCCATTCTCAATGACCCAAGGTTCATTCTGCAGGAAAGCGGgaacatgctccagctcctgagctgttgcaccaacacgtgtatttatgcggGGACCCAGCGGAAATTCAGAGAGGAATTCAAGAATGGGCTGACATATCCCCTGAATCTGATCATTAAAATAGTGAAGTCATGA